One region of Camelina sativa cultivar DH55 chromosome 6, Cs, whole genome shotgun sequence genomic DNA includes:
- the LOC104790379 gene encoding glucose-6-phosphate 1-dehydrogenase, cytoplasmic, giving the protein MGSGQWHVEKRSTLKNDSFVKEYNPVSETGSLSIIVLGASGDLAKKKTFPALFNLFHQGFLSPDEVHIFGYARSKITDEELRDKIRGYLVDEKNASVKYEALSMFLKLIKYVSGPYDSEEGFKRLDKAISEHEISKKTSEGSSRRLFYLALPPSVYPPVSKMIKAWCTNKSDLGGWTRIVVEKPFGKDLESAEQLSSQIGALFEEPQIYRIDHYLGKELVQNMLVLRFANRLFLPLWNRDNIANVQIVFREDFGTEGRGGYFDEYGIIRDIIQNHLLQVLCLVAMEKPVSLKPEHIRDEKVKVLQSVIPIKDEEVVLGQYEGYRDDPTVPNDSNTPTFATTILRIDNERWEGVPFILKAGKAMSSKKADIRIQFKDVPGDIFKCQNQGRNEFVIRLQPSEAMYMKLTVKQPGLEMQTVQSELDLSYMQRYQGVSIPEAYERLILDTIRGDQQHFVRRDELKAAWEIFTPLLHRIDKGEVKSIPYKQGSRGPAEADQLLKKAGYMQTHGYIWIPPTL; this is encoded by the exons ATGGGTTCTGGGCAATGGCATGTTGAGAAGAGGTCTACTTTGAAGAACGATTCGTTTGTGAAAGAATACAATCCAGTCTCTGAAACTGGGAGCCTCTCCATCATTGTTCTTGGTGCTTCTGGTGATCTTGCCAAGAAGAAGACTTTTCCTGCACTTTTCAATCTATTCCACCAG GGATTTCTTAGTCCTGATGAAGTTCATATCTTTGGATATGCAAGGAGTAAGATTACTGATGAGGAACTGAGAGATAAAATCCGCGG ATATCTTGTTGATGAGAAGAATGCATCTGTGAAGTATGAAGCTTTGTCCATGTTTCTTAAGCTG ATTAAGTATGTGAGTGGACCTTATGATTCTGAGGAAGGGTTTAAGAGATTAGACAAGGCGATTTCTGAGCACGAGATCTCTAAAAAGACTTCTGAAGGATCTTCCAGGAGATTGTTTTATCTTGCACTTCCTCCGTCTGTATACCCTCCCGTAAGCAAGATGATCAAGGCATGGTGCACTAACAAAT CTGATCTTGGTGGATGGACTAGGATCGTTGTTGAGAAACCATTTGGAAAGGACTTGGAATCTGCAGAGCAACTGAGTTCCCAGATTGGAGCGCTGTTTGAGGAACCACAGATTTATCGTATTGATCACTATCTGGGAAAAGAATTAGTGCAAAACATG TTGGTTCTCCGGTTTGCCAATCGCTTGTTTTTGCCACTATGGAACCGCGACAATATTGCAAACGTACAG ATCGTTTTCAGAGAAGATTTTGGAACTGAAGGTCGCGGGGGATATTTTGATGAATACGG AATCATTCGTGATATTATTCAAAACCACTTGCTCCAG GTTCTTTGCCTTGTCGCCATGGAGAAACCAGTTTCTCTTAAGCCCGAGCATATCCGGGATGAGAAAGTGAAG GTTCTTCAATCTGTGATCCCCATAAAAGATGAAGAGGTGGTTCTTGGACAGTATGAAGGATATAGAGATGATCCAACTGTTCCAAATGACTCAAACACTCCAACGTTTGCCACAACAATTCTTCGCATAGACAATGAAAGATGGGAAG GTGTTCCTTTTATACTGAAGGCCGGAAAGGCAATGAGTTCAAAGAAGGCAGATATTCGCATTCAGTTTAAGGATGTTCCTGGCGACATATTTAAAT GTCAAAACCAAGGGAGGAACGAGTTTGTTATACGCTTACAGCCTTCAGAGGCCATGTACATGAAGCTAACT GTGAAGCAACCGGGTCTGGAGATGCAAACTGTGCAGAGTGAACTAGACCTATCATACATGCAACGTTACCAAGGTGTCTCGATTCCAGAGGCGTACGAGCGCCTAATTCTTGACAC AATCAGAGGTGACCAACAACACTTTGTTCGCAGAGACGAATTGAAG GCAGCTTGGGAAATCTTCACTCCACTGCTTCACAGGATCGACAAGGGAGAGGTGAAATCGATCCCATACAAACAAGGAAGCCGTGGTCCAGCCGAAGCAGATCAGCTACTGAAGAAAGCTGGTTATATGCAGACCCATGGCTACATTTGGATCCCTCCTACATTGTAA